A single window of Providencia alcalifaciens DNA harbors:
- a CDS encoding metal ABC transporter substrate-binding protein, whose product MTNCLFRLSTLLRTTFIALAAVLFVSQPALAKKFKVVTTFTIIQDIAQNVAGDAAIVESITKPGAEIHGYQPTPKDIMKAYDANLILWNGMNLEVWFQRFFENLKDVPAVVVTEGIEPMPIREGEYKDNPNPHAWMSPANAQIYIENIRKALVKYDPENADTYNANAKKYSQEIAALDAPLRERLNRIPEDKRWLVTSEGAFSYLTKDYGFKEVYLWPINAEEQGSPMQVKKVIDTVREHNIPVVFSESTISDKPALQVSKETGAKYGGVLYVDSLSTAEGPVPTYIDLLNTTVDTIAKGFSQ is encoded by the coding sequence ATGACAAACTGTTTATTCCGATTATCAACGCTATTACGTACCACCTTCATTGCATTAGCTGCCGTTTTATTTGTCAGCCAACCTGCTTTGGCTAAAAAATTTAAAGTGGTCACCACATTTACTATAATACAAGATATTGCTCAAAATGTAGCCGGTGATGCCGCAATTGTCGAATCCATCACTAAACCGGGTGCAGAAATCCACGGTTATCAACCGACACCAAAAGATATAATGAAAGCCTACGATGCTAACCTTATCTTATGGAACGGAATGAATCTGGAAGTTTGGTTCCAGCGTTTCTTTGAAAACCTTAAAGATGTGCCCGCAGTTGTAGTCACTGAAGGCATTGAGCCGATGCCAATCCGTGAAGGGGAATATAAAGATAATCCAAATCCTCACGCTTGGATGTCCCCTGCTAACGCACAAATCTATATCGAAAATATCCGTAAAGCGCTGGTGAAATATGATCCAGAAAACGCCGACACTTATAATGCGAACGCTAAAAAATATTCCCAAGAAATTGCGGCACTTGATGCACCTTTACGTGAACGTTTAAATCGTATTCCTGAAGATAAACGTTGGTTAGTGACCAGTGAAGGCGCATTTAGCTACCTCACTAAAGATTATGGCTTTAAAGAAGTCTATTTGTGGCCAATCAATGCTGAAGAGCAAGGCTCACCAATGCAAGTTAAAAAAGTAATTGATACGGTTCGTGAGCACAATATTCCCGTTGTTTTCAGCGAAAGCACCATTTCAGACAAACCAGCTCTGCAGGTCAGTAAAGAGACTGGTGCAAAATACGGCGGAGTATTATACGTCGATTCACTATCAACCGCTGAAGGCCCTGTACCAACTTATATAGACCTGTTGAACACAACCGTCGATACCATCGCAAAAGGATTTTCACAGTAA
- a CDS encoding transglycosylase SLT domain-containing protein, producing the protein MKKMVGSALVLLLLAGCSSDPNKTANKTRMLDNRNQMPNTAANTSYPRTPYDEFIRESANRYSVDETLIRAIIEVESNFRPEVVSKSNAIGLMQIKASTAGRDAYRYQGRSGEPSSRDLKDPRKNIDIGTTYIRILKEQHLAGISHPQTMYYATVVAYVNGAGALLRTFDNDKTKAIAMINNLSPEEFYQHVQSKHPAPQAPRYLWKVKNAYNALAVNY; encoded by the coding sequence GTGAAAAAAATGGTCGGCAGTGCGCTTGTACTTTTGCTATTGGCAGGTTGTTCAAGTGATCCCAATAAAACCGCGAACAAAACAAGAATGCTAGATAATCGCAATCAAATGCCAAATACGGCAGCCAATACTAGCTATCCACGAACTCCTTATGATGAGTTTATTCGTGAATCTGCGAATCGCTATAGTGTGGATGAAACACTGATCAGAGCCATTATTGAAGTAGAATCTAACTTCCGACCTGAAGTGGTGAGTAAATCTAATGCCATTGGTTTAATGCAAATTAAAGCGTCAACAGCAGGGCGTGATGCATATCGTTATCAAGGACGTTCTGGTGAGCCAAGTTCTAGGGATTTAAAAGATCCACGTAAAAATATTGATATCGGTACAACTTATATTCGTATTCTCAAAGAGCAACATTTGGCGGGTATTAGCCACCCGCAGACTATGTATTATGCGACTGTTGTGGCTTATGTGAATGGGGCTGGGGCATTATTAAGAACATTTGATAATGATAAAACTAAAGCTATTGCGATGATAAATAATTTATCGCCAGAAGAGTTCTATCAACATGTACAGTCTAAACACCCCGCACCGCAGGCTCCACGCTATTTGTGGAAAGTTAAGAATGCGTATAATGCATTAGCGGTGAATTACTGA
- a CDS encoding MarC family NAAT transporter gives MQDILQLFQAVGLGLVLLLPLANPLTAIAVMLSISANMTKEQRDHQSRLAAIYVFCIMLVAFYAGQLVMNTFGISIPGLRIAGGLIVVFIGFGMLFPNSENSEDNSNVSTDDLSVPKKRQGNQNIAFVPLAMPSTAGPGTIAIIISSTASLQGDIGFTPWVITVAPIIVFLIASMFVWIGLRGATSIMKWLGNSGIDAIGRIMGFLLICMGVQFVINGIVEIIAQLPHLMAEYQ, from the coding sequence ATGCAAGATATTTTACAACTTTTTCAAGCCGTTGGTCTTGGCTTAGTTTTACTCCTTCCATTGGCTAACCCACTGACTGCCATTGCTGTGATGCTCAGTATTTCCGCCAACATGACCAAAGAACAACGTGATCACCAATCACGGTTAGCTGCAATTTATGTCTTTTGCATCATGCTTGTCGCTTTTTATGCGGGCCAATTAGTCATGAATACCTTCGGAATTTCCATTCCTGGGCTACGCATTGCTGGGGGGCTTATCGTCGTTTTTATTGGTTTTGGGATGCTATTTCCTAATTCAGAAAATAGTGAAGACAACAGTAATGTTTCCACTGACGATTTAAGTGTTCCCAAAAAACGTCAAGGTAATCAAAATATTGCCTTCGTCCCCCTCGCGATGCCGAGTACTGCAGGTCCAGGTACCATCGCGATCATTATTAGTTCTACCGCCTCTTTACAAGGGGATATTGGTTTTACGCCATGGGTTATCACCGTCGCACCCATTATTGTTTTTCTGATTGCCAGTATGTTTGTTTGGATAGGATTACGGGGTGCAACATCAATTATGAAATGGCTAGGAAACAGCGGGATTGACGCAATCGGGCGGATAATGGGTTTTTTATTAATTTGTATGGGAGTGCAATTCGTCATCAACGGCATCGTTGAAATTATCGCGCAACTCCCACACTTAATGGCGGAATATCAGTAA
- a CDS encoding methyltransferase family protein, translating into MSIFKLPFVNWLALNGFAAYYLHIKEGFFWSFSGWMGIIGILIALEAFGWIGASLYYFIQQKTSPNPISPASSLITRGPYRLSRNPLYLAFTSMSLSFALFSHSPYFLISGLVFWLITDLYTIPQEEKFLSERFKEEWRAYTQQTRRWL; encoded by the coding sequence ATGAGCATTTTTAAACTTCCATTTGTGAATTGGTTAGCGCTCAACGGATTTGCTGCTTATTATCTGCATATCAAAGAGGGCTTTTTTTGGAGTTTTTCTGGTTGGATGGGAATTATTGGTATCCTGATTGCCTTAGAGGCTTTCGGCTGGATTGGTGCAAGTCTATATTATTTTATTCAGCAAAAAACCTCACCGAATCCTATTAGTCCCGCATCTTCGCTTATTACTAGAGGCCCTTATCGGTTATCTCGTAATCCGTTATACCTTGCTTTTACCTCGATGAGTTTAAGCTTCGCTTTATTTTCGCATTCACCTTATTTCTTGATTTCTGGTTTGGTTTTCTGGTTAATTACTGATTTGTATACTATTCCCCAAGAAGAAAAATTCTTATCTGAACGTTTTAAAGAGGAATGGCGTGCATATACGCAGCAAACTCGGCGTTGGTTGTAA
- the thrS gene encoding threonine--tRNA ligase — MPVITLPDGSQRQFDHAVSVMDVARDIGAGLAKACIAGRVNGELVDACELIEHDANLSIITSKDDEGLEIIRHSCAHLLGHAIKQLWPNTKMAIGPVIDNGFYYDIDLDYTLTQEDLDKLEKRMLELAKTDYDVVKKRVSWAEARETFVNRGEDYKVEILDQNISQDDRPGLYHHQEYIDMCRGPHVPNMRFCHHFKLQKVAGAYWRGNSDNKMLQRIYGTAWADKKQLAAYLLRLEEAAKRDHRKIGKQLDLYHMQEEAPGMAFWHNDGWTIFRELETFVRTKLKSYNYQEVKGPFMMDRVLWERTGHWENYKDAMFTTSSENREYCVKPMNCPGHVQIFNQGLKSYRDLPLRMAEFGSCHRNEPSGALHGLMRVRGFTQDDAHIFCTEDQILGEVTSCIEMIYDVYSTFGFEKIVVKLSTRPEKRIGTDDMWDTAEADLANALKSKGIEFEYQPGEGAFYGPKIEFTLYDCLDRAWQCGTVQLDFFLPGRLNASYVGENNERITPVMIHRAVLGSLERFIGILTEEYAGFFPTWLAPQQVVVMNITDSQADYVQELVSKLQSVGIRAKADLRNEKIGFKIREHTLRRVPYMLVCGDKEVESGKVSVRTRRGKDLGSLDVNEFMTKLLEEIRSRQLNQMEE, encoded by the coding sequence ATGCCTGTTATTACTCTTCCTGATGGAAGTCAGCGTCAATTCGACCATGCAGTTTCTGTCATGGATGTGGCTCGCGATATCGGAGCCGGCCTAGCAAAAGCATGTATCGCTGGTCGTGTTAACGGTGAGCTGGTGGATGCTTGTGAACTGATCGAGCATGATGCAAACCTGTCAATTATCACGAGTAAAGATGATGAAGGTCTAGAAATCATTCGTCACTCTTGTGCTCACTTATTAGGTCACGCAATTAAACAGTTGTGGCCAAATACTAAGATGGCAATCGGTCCGGTAATCGACAACGGTTTCTATTATGATATTGACCTTGACTATACGCTGACCCAGGAAGATTTGGACAAGTTAGAAAAGCGTATGCTTGAACTTGCCAAAACAGATTATGACGTGGTTAAAAAACGTGTTTCTTGGGCTGAAGCTCGTGAGACATTCGTAAATCGTGGCGAAGATTATAAAGTTGAAATCTTGGATCAAAATATTAGCCAAGATGATCGCCCAGGTTTATATCACCACCAAGAATATATTGATATGTGTCGCGGTCCACACGTACCAAATATGCGTTTCTGTCACCACTTTAAATTACAAAAAGTGGCAGGGGCATACTGGCGCGGTAACAGTGACAATAAAATGCTGCAACGTATTTACGGTACTGCATGGGCAGATAAAAAGCAGCTTGCTGCGTATCTGCTGCGCTTAGAAGAAGCAGCGAAGCGTGACCACCGTAAAATTGGTAAGCAATTAGATTTATATCATATGCAGGAAGAAGCGCCGGGTATGGCGTTCTGGCATAACGATGGTTGGACAATTTTCCGTGAACTGGAAACCTTTGTACGTACCAAACTGAAATCCTACAATTACCAAGAAGTTAAAGGCCCATTTATGATGGACCGCGTATTGTGGGAAAGAACAGGTCACTGGGAAAACTACAAAGATGCGATGTTCACAACCTCATCTGAGAACCGTGAATATTGTGTTAAACCAATGAACTGCCCAGGTCACGTTCAGATCTTTAACCAAGGGTTAAAATCTTACCGTGATTTACCACTGCGTATGGCAGAATTTGGTAGCTGTCACCGTAATGAGCCATCAGGTGCACTGCATGGTTTGATGCGCGTACGCGGCTTTACTCAAGATGACGCCCATATCTTCTGTACGGAAGATCAAATTCTGGGCGAAGTGACTAGCTGTATTGAGATGATTTATGACGTTTACAGCACTTTCGGCTTCGAAAAAATCGTTGTAAAACTGTCTACTCGTCCTGAAAAACGTATCGGTACAGACGATATGTGGGATACAGCAGAAGCAGACTTAGCCAATGCGCTGAAGTCGAAAGGTATTGAGTTTGAATACCAGCCGGGCGAAGGTGCATTCTACGGTCCGAAAATTGAATTTACACTGTATGACTGCCTTGACCGTGCATGGCAATGCGGTACTGTACAATTAGACTTCTTCTTACCGGGTCGTCTAAATGCTTCTTATGTTGGCGAAAATAATGAGCGTATTACGCCAGTTATGATCCACCGTGCGGTTCTGGGTTCACTAGAGCGCTTTATCGGTATCTTAACGGAAGAATATGCAGGTTTCTTCCCAACATGGTTAGCACCACAACAAGTTGTTGTGATGAACATTACAGATAGTCAAGCGGACTATGTTCAAGAATTAGTTAGCAAGCTGCAAAGTGTTGGCATTCGTGCGAAAGCGGACTTACGTAACGAGAAAATCGGCTTTAAGATCCGCGAACACACCCTGCGTCGTGTTCCTTACATGTTGGTTTGTGGTGATAAAGAAGTTGAATCAGGTAAAGTGTCTGTGCGTACCCGTCGTGGTAAGGATTTAGGCAGCCTTGATGTTAACGAATTCATGACTAAACTACTGGAAGAAATTCGCAGTCGTCAACTCAATCAGATGGAGGAATAA
- the infC gene encoding translation initiation factor IF-3, protein MKGGKKLPTARPNRINEEIRATEIRVTGIDGEQLGVMSVRDALTKAEEAGVDLVEISPNAEPPVCRIMDYGKYLYEKSKSQKEQKKKQKVVQVKEIKFRPGTDEGDYQVKLRSLIRFLEDGDKAKITLRFRGREMAHQQIGMEMLNRIKADLEELAVVESFPSRIEGRQMIMVMGPKKK, encoded by the coding sequence ATTAAAGGCGGAAAAAAACTCCCAACAGCACGTCCAAATCGTATTAACGAAGAGATCCGTGCAACTGAAATCCGTGTTACTGGCATTGACGGTGAACAACTTGGTGTAATGAGTGTGCGTGACGCACTTACCAAAGCGGAAGAAGCTGGTGTTGATTTAGTTGAAATCAGCCCAAACGCAGAGCCACCAGTTTGTCGAATCATGGATTACGGCAAGTATCTTTACGAGAAGAGTAAATCTCAGAAAGAGCAGAAAAAGAAACAAAAAGTTGTTCAAGTGAAGGAAATTAAATTCCGTCCGGGAACAGATGAAGGAGACTACCAAGTTAAATTACGTAGCCTCATTCGTTTCTTAGAAGATGGTGATAAAGCGAAAATCACACTGCGTTTCCGTGGTCGTGAAATGGCTCACCAACAAATCGGTATGGAGATGCTTAACCGCATCAAAGCTGATTTGGAAGAGCTAGCCGTCGTTGAATCATTCCCTTCACGTATTGAAGGGCGTCAAATGATCATGGTGATGGGACCTAAGAAAAAATAA
- the infC gene encoding translation initiation factor IF-3 yields MKGGKRIPTTRPNRINDEIRVPEVRLTGLDGEQLGIMSAREALEKAEEAGVDLVEISPNAEPPVCRIMDYGKFLYEKSKSQKEQKKKQKVVQVKEIKFRPGTDEGDYQVKLRNLIRFLEDGDKAKVTLRFRGREMAHQQIGMEVLNRIKADLEELAVVESFPSRIEGRQMIMVLSPKKK; encoded by the coding sequence ATTAAAGGCGGAAAAAGAATCCCAACAACACGACCAAATCGTATCAATGACGAAATTCGTGTTCCTGAAGTCCGTTTAACCGGTTTAGACGGCGAACAGTTAGGCATCATGAGCGCACGTGAAGCGCTTGAAAAAGCTGAAGAAGCGGGTGTTGACCTTGTTGAAATCAGCCCAAATGCTGAACCGCCAGTTTGCCGCATCATGGATTACGGCAAATTCCTTTATGAGAAGAGCAAGTCTCAAAAAGAACAGAAAAAGAAACAAAAAGTTGTTCAGGTGAAGGAAATTAAATTCCGCCCTGGTACAGATGAAGGCGATTATCAGGTCAAACTACGCAACCTGATTCGTTTTCTTGAAGATGGTGATAAAGCGAAAGTAACACTACGTTTTCGTGGTCGTGAAATGGCTCATCAACAAATCGGTATGGAAGTGCTTAATCGCATCAAGGCTGATTTGGAAGAACTGGCGGTTGTTGAATCATTCCCTTCAAGAATTGAAGGGCGTCAGATGATTATGGTGCTGTCACCGAAGAAGAAGTAA
- the rpmI gene encoding 50S ribosomal protein L35 produces MPKIKTVRGAAKRFKKTAGGGFKRKHANLRHILTKKSTKRKRHLRPKGMVSKGDLGLVIACLPYA; encoded by the coding sequence ATGCCTAAGATTAAAACTGTACGTGGCGCAGCAAAGCGCTTTAAAAAAACTGCAGGCGGTGGCTTTAAGCGCAAGCATGCAAACCTTCGTCACATTCTGACTAAAAAGTCTACTAAGCGTAAACGCCATTTACGTCCGAAAGGAATGGTATCTAAGGGCGATCTGGGTCTGGTAATTGCTTGCCTGCCTTACGCATAA
- the rplT gene encoding 50S ribosomal protein L20, whose translation MARVKRGVIARARHKKIMKQAKGYYGARSRVYRVAFQAVIKAGQYAYRDRRQRKRQFRQLWIARINAAARQNGLSYSRFINGLKKASIEIDRKILADIAVFDKAAFTALVEKAKGALA comes from the coding sequence ATGGCTCGCGTAAAACGTGGTGTAATTGCACGCGCAAGACACAAAAAAATCATGAAACAGGCGAAAGGCTACTACGGAGCACGTTCACGTGTTTACCGCGTAGCGTTTCAAGCGGTAATCAAAGCTGGTCAATACGCTTACCGTGACCGCCGTCAACGTAAACGTCAGTTCCGCCAACTGTGGATCGCGCGTATCAACGCTGCGGCTCGTCAGAACGGCCTGTCTTACAGCCGTTTCATCAATGGCTTGAAAAAAGCTTCAATTGAAATCGACCGTAAGATCCTAGCAGACATCGCAGTTTTCGATAAAGCAGCATTCACTGCTTTAGTTGAAAAAGCAAAAGGCGCTTTAGCTTAA
- the pheM gene encoding pheST operon leader peptide PheM, producing the protein MNNVIFRFFFYFST; encoded by the coding sequence ATGAACAACGTTATTTTTCGTTTCTTTTTTTACTTTAGCACCTGA
- the pheS gene encoding phenylalanine--tRNA ligase subunit alpha has product MPHLAELVAQAKAAIEQAQDVATLESVRVEFLGKSGHFTLQMKTLRDLPADERPAAGAVINEAKVQVQDALNARKDAMQADILNARLASEKIDVSLPGRRMENGGLHPVTRTIQRIEEFFGELGFSVETGPEIEDDYHNFDALNIPAHHPARADHDTFWFDAKRLLRTQTSGVQIRTMNGQQPPIRIIAPGRVYRNDYDQTHTPMFHQTEGLIVDKDISFTNLKGTLHDFLNNFFEEEVQVRFRPSYFPFTEPSAEVDVMGKNGKWLEVLGCGMVHPNVLRNVGIDPEVYSGFAFGMGMERLTMLRYGVSDLRAFFENDLRFLKQFK; this is encoded by the coding sequence ATGCCACATCTCGCTGAATTGGTTGCACAGGCAAAAGCAGCCATTGAACAGGCCCAAGATGTTGCGACGTTAGAGTCAGTGCGTGTTGAATTTTTAGGCAAAAGCGGCCACTTCACACTCCAGATGAAAACGTTGCGTGATCTGCCTGCGGATGAACGCCCAGCAGCAGGGGCTGTGATTAATGAAGCTAAAGTCCAAGTTCAAGATGCACTGAACGCCCGTAAAGATGCAATGCAAGCCGATATTCTGAATGCACGTTTAGCATCAGAAAAAATCGACGTTTCATTACCGGGTCGCCGTATGGAAAATGGTGGATTACATCCAGTAACTCGCACCATTCAGCGAATTGAAGAGTTTTTTGGTGAATTAGGTTTCTCTGTTGAGACAGGGCCTGAAATCGAAGATGACTACCATAACTTTGATGCTCTGAACATTCCTGCTCATCACCCAGCGCGTGCTGATCACGATACATTCTGGTTTGATGCAAAACGTTTATTACGTACTCAAACATCTGGCGTGCAGATACGTACGATGAATGGTCAGCAACCACCAATCCGTATTATTGCACCAGGTCGCGTTTATCGTAATGACTACGACCAGACTCACACCCCAATGTTCCACCAGACTGAAGGCCTGATTGTTGATAAAGACATTAGCTTTACCAACTTAAAAGGCACACTTCATGACTTCCTGAACAACTTCTTTGAAGAAGAAGTCCAAGTTCGATTCCGTCCTTCTTATTTCCCATTTACAGAGCCTTCTGCTGAAGTTGATGTTATGGGTAAAAACGGTAAGTGGCTGGAAGTATTAGGCTGCGGTATGGTGCACCCTAATGTATTACGCAATGTCGGTATTGACCCTGAGGTCTACTCTGGATTTGCATTTGGTATGGGAATGGAGCGCTTAACCATGTTGCGTTATGGCGTATCTGACCTTCGTGCATTCTTCGAAAACGATCTTCGTTTCCTCAAACAGTTTAAATAA
- the pheT gene encoding phenylalanine--tRNA ligase subunit beta, whose protein sequence is MKFSELWLREWVNPAVSSEELSDQITMAGLEVDGVETVAGQFHGVVVGEVVECGQHPNADKLRVTKVNVGGDRLLDIVCGAPNCRQGLRVAVATVGAVLPGDFKIKAAKLRGEPSEGMLCSFSELGISDDHSGIIELPQDAIIGTDIREYLKLDDHAIEISITPNRADCLSILGVARDVAVINKLDLVEPAINPVASTIKDTFPIRVEAPAACPRFLGRVIKNIDVSAPTPMWMKEKLRRGGVRSIDAVVDITNYVLLELGQPQHAYDLDRLNGAIIVRMAKDEEKLVLLDGSEATLKSDTLVIADETQALGIAGIFGGKHSGVNTETKNILLECAFFEPLSITGRARNYGLHTDASHRFERGVDSQLQFKAMERATALIVEICGGEVGDIIDVSSEAHLPKQANIKLTRKKLDRLIGHVIADETVTDILTRLGCQVQVSADCWDVVAPSWRFDMQIEEDLVEEVARVYGYNNIPDVPLRADLIMTDHKEANLPLKRIKAMLVDRGYQEAITYSFVDPKIQSLLHPQEEVLSLPNPISADMSAMRLSLLTGLLGTVVYNQNRQQNRIRLFETGLRFTPDNQAEYGIRQENMLAGVITGNKFDEHWSLDKQVVDFFDLKGDLEAVFELTGKLNQITFKSEAHPALHPGQSAGIYLENEHIGFIGVVHPELERKLDLNGRTVVFEVRTDAIAQRVIPEAKAISRYPSNRRDIAVVVPETVAAAEVLAECKKVGINHIVGINLFDVYCGEGIAEGYKSLAISLVFQDTQRTMEEEEITATVDLCVAALKQRFQASLRD, encoded by the coding sequence ATGAAATTCAGTGAACTATGGTTACGCGAATGGGTGAACCCGGCGGTAAGCAGTGAAGAATTATCAGACCAAATCACCATGGCGGGTCTGGAAGTTGATGGCGTTGAAACCGTCGCAGGTCAATTCCACGGTGTTGTTGTGGGTGAAGTTGTTGAATGTGGACAACATCCTAACGCAGATAAACTGCGTGTCACGAAAGTGAATGTCGGCGGCGATCGCTTATTAGATATCGTATGTGGCGCACCAAACTGCCGCCAAGGCTTACGTGTTGCCGTTGCAACCGTTGGAGCTGTGTTACCGGGTGATTTCAAAATTAAAGCTGCGAAATTACGTGGCGAACCGTCTGAAGGTATGTTGTGCTCATTCTCTGAGTTAGGCATTTCTGATGACCACAGCGGCATTATTGAATTACCGCAAGACGCTATTATCGGTACTGACATCCGTGAATACCTAAAATTAGATGATCACGCGATTGAAATCAGCATTACACCAAACCGTGCAGATTGCTTAAGTATCTTAGGTGTGGCTCGTGATGTGGCGGTTATCAACAAATTAGATTTAGTTGAACCTGCAATTAACCCAGTGGCTAGCACAATTAAAGACACATTCCCAATTCGTGTTGAAGCGCCCGCTGCATGTCCACGTTTCTTAGGTCGTGTTATCAAAAATATCGATGTTAGCGCACCAACGCCAATGTGGATGAAAGAGAAACTGCGTCGTGGCGGTGTTCGTTCTATTGATGCTGTAGTTGATATCACGAACTATGTTCTGTTGGAATTAGGTCAGCCACAACACGCTTACGATTTAGATCGTTTAAATGGCGCAATCATTGTGCGCATGGCGAAAGATGAAGAGAAGCTAGTGCTGTTAGATGGTTCAGAAGCCACTCTGAAGTCTGACACGCTGGTTATTGCCGACGAAACTCAAGCTTTGGGCATCGCGGGCATCTTTGGTGGTAAGCACTCAGGTGTTAACACTGAAACTAAGAACATTTTATTAGAATGCGCATTCTTCGAACCACTGTCTATCACTGGCCGTGCTCGTAATTACGGTCTGCACACTGATGCTTCACACCGTTTTGAACGTGGTGTTGACTCTCAACTGCAATTTAAAGCGATGGAACGTGCAACCGCATTGATCGTGGAAATTTGTGGTGGTGAAGTTGGCGACATCATTGATGTTTCTAGCGAAGCTCATTTACCGAAACAGGCTAATATTAAGCTAACGCGTAAAAAATTAGATCGTTTAATCGGTCATGTGATTGCAGACGAAACGGTGACCGATATTCTGACGCGTTTAGGTTGCCAAGTACAAGTTTCCGCTGATTGCTGGGATGTTGTGGCACCAAGCTGGCGTTTCGATATGCAAATCGAAGAAGATTTAGTTGAAGAGGTCGCTCGCGTATACGGATATAACAATATTCCAGATGTACCACTGCGTGCTGATTTGATTATGACTGACCATAAAGAAGCTAATTTACCGCTGAAACGCATTAAAGCGATGTTAGTTGACCGTGGTTATCAAGAAGCGATTACTTACAGCTTCGTAGACCCTAAAATTCAGAGCCTATTACACCCGCAGGAAGAAGTGCTGTCCTTGCCAAATCCAATTTCAGCTGACATGTCCGCAATGCGCTTATCTCTGTTGACTGGTTTATTAGGTACTGTGGTCTATAATCAAAATCGTCAACAAAACAGAATTCGTTTATTTGAGACAGGTCTGCGCTTTACGCCTGATAATCAAGCAGAATATGGGATTCGTCAGGAAAACATGCTGGCAGGTGTGATCACGGGCAACAAATTCGATGAACATTGGTCATTAGATAAACAAGTTGTTGACTTCTTTGATTTAAAAGGTGATCTTGAAGCTGTTTTTGAATTGACTGGAAAACTAAATCAAATTACATTTAAATCAGAAGCACATCCAGCACTACATCCTGGGCAAAGTGCTGGGATTTATCTGGAAAATGAACATATTGGTTTTATCGGTGTTGTTCACCCAGAACTAGAACGTAAACTCGATTTAAATGGTCGTACAGTCGTGTTTGAAGTTCGTACTGATGCAATCGCACAGCGTGTTATTCCAGAAGCGAAAGCGATTTCGCGTTATCCGTCGAACCGTCGTGACATTGCTGTGGTTGTGCCAGAAACTGTAGCAGCTGCCGAAGTTTTAGCAGAATGTAAAAAAGTTGGCATAAATCATATAGTTGGCATAAACTTATTTGATGTGTATTGTGGTGAGGGGATAGCAGAGGGTTATAAGAGTCTCGCTATCAGTCTCGTCTTCCAAGATACCCAGCGTACCATGGAAGAAGAAGAGATTACCGCGACCGTTGATCTGTGTGTTGCTGCGTTAAAACAGCGATTCCAAGCCTCCTTGAGGGACTAA
- the ihfA gene encoding integration host factor subunit alpha, with the protein MALTKAEMSENLFEKLGVSKRDAKDLVETFFEEVRLSLENGEQVKLSGFGNFDLRDKNQRPGRNPKTGEDIPITARRVVTFRPGQKLKSRVEKATPKE; encoded by the coding sequence ATGGCGCTTACTAAAGCTGAAATGTCAGAAAATTTGTTTGAAAAACTAGGTGTTAGCAAACGTGATGCGAAAGACCTTGTTGAAACTTTCTTTGAAGAGGTTCGCCTTTCCTTAGAAAACGGTGAGCAAGTTAAATTATCTGGATTCGGTAACTTTGATTTACGTGATAAAAATCAACGTCCCGGTCGTAACCCTAAAACTGGGGAAGATATTCCAATCACTGCTCGTCGTGTTGTTACTTTCCGTCCAGGCCAAAAATTAAAAAGCCGTGTGGAAAAAGCAACGCCAAAAGAGTAA